The genomic stretch GATACGGTCCTGAAGGTCACTCGTGACCCGAACGTACCGGATATCTTTGTATTTAGTGATGGCGGCAACACGCGCTATGAAATCCTGAGCGAACTCTGGGCGGAAACCCGAGATGAACGCTTTTTCCGTCATACGGTCATTTTCAAACCATGGCCGGGGCGGCTTCAGTGCGTCATTGGTCATCTGGCAGAAAACGAAGTTCGCGGCGAACTGACCTTCATTGAAAAGGCGTTTGGTGTCCAGACGGCAAGAGCCCTTTATGAGGAGCAACTTGGCAAATCGGTGTCACTGCGTGAACTGGCCACATTGCTAACCGAGGAGGGACTGCCGATTGATCATTCCAGCATCAGCCGCATGGAAAGCACGTTGACCTATCTGTATCCCCATATGCCTGATTTGCTGGAATCAGGTATGGGCGCTCCACAAATAAGAAGCCTGCTATCACTACGCCATGATGCAGAAAAGGTTTGGTCTGAATACGCACTGAATACGTCACCTGATGTACCCTTTGAGACAGTCTTCGGCGATTGTTGTAAGAAATTTGATTCGCCTGATCACTGGTCACTGGATATGTTCAGAGATGAATTTATCGGCGACCTGATTCGTGCGCTGCCGCATCCGTCACTGAACTACGATCGATGGCTGATGGAGCTAGATCCGAAGGTTCGCAACCAGCGTAAATTGTTTGGCGAAACCGAACCGCTGCCAACATTTCTCAGTGATACCGATTCCAATAAAAGTCATGATGAGGGCAATCAAAGCCCGGAATCGCATGCCATAAAACCGCCAACGCCGATGAGTAACGGTGGTGAAACCCAGCCCTGGCCACAACCTAACCCTACGCGACAGACGGCACCTGATGTTAATCCTACATCAGGCATCAATCATGAACAGGGGCCGGCCTTTACGCCGATGAGCAGTGCGCTTAACGAGATCCGCGTTACTGCTGGAGAGGGCGGCGGGGTACCAGAACATCTGGATGATGACGGTGAGTATGAAACCAACGATCTGAACATGGCCCCTGGGACGCCGTTCCTTCACTCCGGTAGCACTCCGCTAACGAACGACGGCGAGTATGTCGCTCCATTATCCGAACCGCATTCGCCGACGCAGCCTTCAGGCTCAGTTTCATTTGCCAATAGCGGCCTGGAGCCGGTGACCGACATCTGGCAAATCTCGTCGCTGCAGGACGATATTGAGCACCTGCAAGATTGTGCATATCGGTTGGCGTTTGAACTGGCAGACGCAATGGGACATACCAATGAGGTCTATGAAGCGAAAGGCCTGATGGATGCGGGGTATACAACATCGTCTGTGTCAGATACCGCTTTTATTCTTTTCCTAGGGGGACTGGCAGGTCAGCACGGGGAGACGCCTTTTAATATGTTCAGTTTTTGCCTGAATTTTATTGGCTCGACAATGAAAGCTGATCTCCCCGTTCTGCCCGATATCTATGTAGTAAAAACGATGCGATTAATTCGGGTATTACGCCGCTTACGAGAACTTCAGCGTCAGGTTGTATCAGAGCAAACAGAGCAATAAAGGAATGGGGAAATTGAAGTTGAATAGCGGCACTTATTATGAGGTGCTGCTGGATGCATTATCCAGTGCGATACGAGAGAAAGAACGTCAGATTCAGGAATCGTACACCGAAGAGGTAAAAGCACTGGATAAAAAC from Dickeya fangzhongdai encodes the following:
- a CDS encoding ParB family protein — translated: MKGKIASLQLGSAMLQGSREPSQQVAALPISEMPMVLTLDQMAPHPDNPRKSRNPKYEEIKESIRHRGLDTVLKVTRDPNVPDIFVFSDGGNTRYEILSELWAETRDERFFRHTVIFKPWPGRLQCVIGHLAENEVRGELTFIEKAFGVQTARALYEEQLGKSVSLRELATLLTEEGLPIDHSSISRMESTLTYLYPHMPDLLESGMGAPQIRSLLSLRHDAEKVWSEYALNTSPDVPFETVFGDCCKKFDSPDHWSLDMFRDEFIGDLIRALPHPSLNYDRWLMELDPKVRNQRKLFGETEPLPTFLSDTDSNKSHDEGNQSPESHAIKPPTPMSNGGETQPWPQPNPTRQTAPDVNPTSGINHEQGPAFTPMSSALNEIRVTAGEGGGVPEHLDDDGEYETNDLNMAPGTPFLHSGSTPLTNDGEYVAPLSEPHSPTQPSGSVSFANSGLEPVTDIWQISSLQDDIEHLQDCAYRLAFELADAMGHTNEVYEAKGLMDAGYTTSSVSDTAFILFLGGLAGQHGETPFNMFSFCLNFIGSTMKADLPVLPDIYVVKTMRLIRVLRRLRELQRQVVSEQTEQ